TCGCGATGATGCTTTGAAAGCCTATGATGAACTAGATCGCTACAAAGTTTACCAGGAGAACCTCTATTCCAGCATCCCTGATTCAATCATTGTTCTGGACCCTGCTGAGAACATCACACAAGTGAATGAAGCCTTCACAAGACTCCTTGGTTACACCGAAGATGAAATAATAGGTCAAAGCATTCGCTCATTTTTCTCAGAAGATGACATCTTACAAATGACCGGCGTCATCACCGCCTTTCGTCAAGACTCCGTGGTTCATGGTCTCAATGCTTCTTTCAAAACGAAACAAGGCGTTAGAATCCCCTCCACTCTTAGTGGCTCTGTTATGCAGAGCCAACCAGGCTCGAAACTTGGTTATGTATTGGTTGCCCATGACTCCCGGGAAATGCAACGCATTCTGAGCCAAGAGTCGAGAGCTGTGGCGGCGGAAATTCAGCGAAGCAATCAATTAAACGAAGCTCAAGCCGAACTCAAGCTCAAGACTGAGGCCGAATTAAAACATGCTAAAAACCTCATGGTCCAATCAGAGAAGCTATCGGCTCTCGGGCAAATGATTGCGAGTATCGGGCACGAGATAGCGAATCCTGCATGGCTTTCGGCGGAATGTGTTGGGCTCTCAACCGACACGCTCAACCTTCTTGAAAAAGACCTCAAAACACTATTCGACGAAAGCCCAGAAGCCATGCGCGTATGGGAACGATTTGAAACCACAATTGAAACCTTACGTGGCCACCTTAGCACAGCCAACATAGCCTTGGTCAGACTCCACGATGTGAGCTATGCCCTGCGCACCCAAAGCC
This region of Deltaproteobacteria bacterium genomic DNA includes:
- a CDS encoding PAS domain S-box protein, with the protein product RDDALKAYDELDRYKVYQENLYSSIPDSIIVLDPAENITQVNEAFTRLLGYTEDEIIGQSIRSFFSEDDILQMTGVITAFRQDSVVHGLNASFKTKQGVRIPSTLSGSVMQSQPGSKLGYVLVAHDSREMQRILSQESRAVAAEIQRSNQLNEAQAELKLKTEAELKHAKNLMVQSEKLSALGQMIASIGHEIANPAWLSAECVGLSTDTLNLLEKDLKTLFDESPEAMRVWERFETTIETLRGHLSTANIALVRLHDVSYALRTQSRHETQISPSVDLNGVLRESRTLVSGKLKLHAIQENLLDLPGVTCYRTRIGQVLTNLMANAADALTEKADRCRRRGQTFEGNIRIGSRPQSVGGEAGVELEVADNGDGVAQELRDKIFEDFFTTKAAGVGTGLGLSMCATIVKDHEGTISVDDDEHLGGARFRVWLPLGLQHQEPTVIAATEPS